The genomic DNA AGGACCGCCATCGTCAGCACCGCCACGAGCACCGGCCCGGCGATCAGCATCGGGCCAAGCACACGCAGAGACCATCCGCTCCGGCCTAGAGGTTGGACGTCCTGTGACGACACGATCGCCCCCTGTTGTACCCGATCAGCCGACAGTCGCGAGACAGCGGTCGATCCTCGCCAGCGTCTCGTCCCTGCCGAGGAAGCTCAGCGTGTCGAAAATCGGCGGACTCACTGGCCCGCCGGCGATCGCGACACGCGCCGGCTGCGCCACCTTGCCGAGGCCGGCACCGCGTTCCTCGCACAGCTGCTTGATCGTGGATTCGAGCGACGCGACGGACCAGTCGTCCAGATCGGCCAGCGTCTGCCGCAGGGCTGTGAGGTGTTCCAGACCCGACGGATCGCCCTTCTTCAGGTGCTTTTCGACCGCCTTGTCGTCGTACCCGGTCGGTGCGTCGCGGAACAGGCGAGTCTTGACGTCGACCTCGGCAAAGACGTGGAAACCCTCACACATCCGCAGCAGCCGCAGCAAGTCGTCGTCTGAAACGCCTTCGAGGTGGTTGTTCGGATTCGCCTCGACGTAGTCCTTCAGGCCGGCCAGCAGTCGGTCTTCACCGGCCTCGGCGACGGCTTCGGTGTTGAAGTTGGTCAGCTTCTTGTAGTCGAACTTCGCGTTGGCCTTGCCGACGCGGTCGAGGCTGAACTCCTTGACGAGCTCGTCCATGCTGAGGCGCTCGCGATCGTCGCCGGTGCTCCAGCCGAGCAGTGCCATGAAGTTGTTGAGGACCTCGGGCAAATAGCCGAGGCGGCGGAAGTCATCGACGCTGATCTGCGGGAGGTCGGCTTCGGTGAGCCCGACGTGGGGGAGGAGGACGAGGTGGTCGGAGGGGTCGAGTTGGGCGGTTTTGGAGCCGAGCCAGTCATCGAGTTTCTGTCGATCGAAGCCGGAATCCGCGGCTTGCGCCGCGGCGTCGGGGTTTTGCTTGAACGCCTCTTTGATGAGCTTGTCGCGGTCGCGCTTGCCCATCTTTGAGCCGTCCGTCTTGAGAATGACGGGTAGATGGGCGAAGGCCGGACGGTCGTAGCCGAGGGCGTCCATCAGGGCGATGTGCTGACACGTGTTGAGCAGGTGCTCCTGGCCTCGCAGGACGTGCGTGATGCCCATCGCGTTGTCGTCAACCACGACCGCGAAGTGGTACGTCGGCATGCCGTCGGCCTTGCGGATAACGAAGTCCTGCGCCTGGTTCCCCGGCAAGCCCTGCTTCGGGCCGAGCACCTGGTCGTCGAAGAAGTAGTCGCGGCCCGCATCCATCTTGAACCGCAGCACCGGCTGACGCCCCTCGTCCTTGAACTTCGCGATCTGCTCGTCCGTGTAGCTCGGCCGGCGGTACATGTACGGCCGCTTCGCCGCCTGGGCCTGCTTGCGCTGGTTGTCGAGTTCCTCGCGGCTCTCCCACGCCTCGTACGCCAGGTCGCGGGCGATCAGGTCGTCGAACAGGCCGTTGTAGACGTCCGTCCGCTTCGACTGAAACATCGGGTCGTCGGCGTTGTCCCAGTCGAGGCCGAGCCAGGTCAGGTCGCGCAGCACGCCGTCTACGGCCGCCTCCGTCGAGCGGGCCTGGTCGGTGTCTTCGATCCGTAGCAGATACCGCCCGCCGTGGTGACGGGCGAGCAGCCAGTTGAAGAGTGCGGTCCTCGCTCCGCCGACGTGCAGGTAGCCGGTCGGTGACGGGGCGAAACGGGTGACGACGTCAGGCATGCCCTACTTGTAGGGTGGGCCCGGGCCCACCATCGTGGTTTGCAAAGGTGGGCCCGGGCCCGCTCTACTTGACCCACCGCGCCCGAAGATGACTGATCGGCCCCGTCAATAGAAACACGATCCCGACGAGGCCCAGCGTGTAGCGATGCGCGACCACCAGCGCAAGAAGCACGGCGACGATCGTCACCAGCCGGCCGATCCCCTTGCTGCCGCGGGCGAGCCGATTCACGAAGTGCGGGTAGCGGACGTTCGACACCATCAGCAGCGCGCTCGCCGCGAGCACCGGCGGGATCAGGATCGTCGCCGCGATGCCGAGACCCGACAGCACGCTCGTCGGAAGCAGGTTCGTCTCGTCCTGGGCCTCGATCATGAGGTCCTGCTGCATAAGAACCAGACCGAGCACGACGCCGGCGGCTCCGGGTGACGGCAGGCCGAGGAAGCTGCGGTGGTTCTCCTCGCCGTGCTCGTTGGAGACGTTGAACCGTGCCAGCCGTACCAGCGCACAGGCGACGTAGAGCCCGCCGACCGCCCAGACGAGCCGGCCGACCACCAGCGGCACTTCGACGCCTTCAAACTTGAACGTCTGCAGCGCGATGACCGCCGGTGCTGCACCAAAGCTGATCGCGTCGGCCAGGCTGTCGAGCTGTCCGCCGAAGTCCGTCGTGTGCCGCGCGAACCGCGCCAGCCGACCATCCAGTGCGTCGCAGACCATCGCCAGCCCGATCAGGTAGACAGCGATGATGAACCGATTGTCGAACAGCGCGCTGGCGATCGGGTCGCTCTGCACCTCGCCGAGCGTGACGACGTAGATCGCGCCGAAGCCGCACAGCGCATTGCCCAGCGTGGCCAGCGACGGCAGCATCTGCACGCTGCGGATGTACGCGCGACGACCGCCGCGCTTCACCCGGCGACGTCGGCGTTCACGCTCGCGCGAGGACCGGCGGACGTCAATGCCGGGCAGGTTGTTCATCGAACCGCTCAAGTGTGCAGCCTAGCTATCGGTGCCGTCCGTTGTGTGCCGCACCACCGCCAACACATCCGCCCCGCCACGGACCTTTTGCCCTGGCTCGACGCGGATGTCCGGCGCGAGTCGCCTGGGAATCGTCAGCTCCGTCCGGCTGCCGAACTTGATCATGCCGATGCGATCCCCGCGCTCGACGCGGTCGCCGACTTGTTTGGTGCTGACGATGCGTCTGGCGATCAGGCCGACGATCTGCTTGACGACCGCCACGGGTGTGCCGGCATCCTCAAGAACGATCGTGTTGCTCTCGTTGTGCTCGCTGGCGTGGTTGTGGTCGAGGGCGTTGATGAACTTGCCCTTCTTGTACGTCACGTCGCGCACGGTGCCGTCGCACGGGCTGCGATTGACGTGGACGTTGAAGACGCTGAGAAAAATGCCGACGCGGATCGCCGGCTCCTTCAGGACGGGACACGTCGCGAGCTCCGTCACGTCGCTCACCTTGCCGTCGGCGGGCGACACGTAGCTGGTCGTCCCCGCCTCCACTGCCGGCAAAGGCCGCTCGGGGTCCCGAAAAAACGCGATCAGCCAGACGAAGACCGGCACGGTCAGCAGCAGCCCGAGCCACCAGACGCCGAGCCACGCTAGCAACGCTGCGATGCCTGCGAGGACGAGTGTGCCGATGACGATTTCCCACAATCCGTGTCGCGTAACGAGCATCGTGCGAGGCTACGCGTTGACGCGGCGTCGTGCAGGCGTATCGTGCCCGTCCGCCGACACCCCGGCGGCCGTCGCCCACATGGCGGAATTGGCAGACGCGCTGTCTTCAGGTGGCAGTGTCTTCGGACGTGCAGGTTCGAGTCCTGCTGTGGGCACTACGGCTCTTGCTCCATCGCACCACGCAACACTGCGACGACCGCCTCGGCCGTCGCGCGGGGCGAGGTGTTCGTACAGCCGACAGCGATGTCCGCGTACGCCTCGTACAACGGCGATCGCTCGGCGTGCAGGTCCGCGTAGGTCATGCCCGGCCGGATGATCACGCCGCGACGCACGAGGTCGCCCGCACGCTCGGCCAGCTCTTCGACGTCGCCCTCGAGGTAGACGATCGACGCGATCTCCGTCAGCCGGCACATCGCGGGCGTCGAGTAGACGATGCTCCCACCCGTTGCGATCACACGCCCCTCACAATCGAGCCCGACGGCCAAGGCTTCCTCGCGCTTTCGCAGTCCCGCGAAACCCTCCGCCTCGTTGATCGCCTGCAGCGTCATCCCGGCCTGGCGTTCGATCTCGTGGTCGAGGTCGAAAAACGACCAGCCAAGCCGCTCGGCCAAGAGACGCCCGACGGTGGTCTTGCCACAGCCGGGCATGCCCACCAGCGCGAGATTCGGCTTATCCAGTCCCAAGGAACTCACGACGCACTCGCCATCGCTTCGGCGCCCGGCAGGCGGTACAGCTCGCCGAACTCGCGGTACCACGCGACGAACCGGCTCAGCCCCTCGTCCAGCGACACCGACGGCTCATACCCCAGCTCGTCCCGCGCCAGACTGACATCCGCAAACGTCCGATCGACGTCGCCCGGCTGCCTCGGCTGCTTGTCCAGCACAGCCTTCTTGCCGACCGCTCGTTCGAGGCCTTCGACCAGCTCCGTCAGCGA from Planctomycetota bacterium includes the following:
- a CDS encoding CDP-alcohol phosphatidyltransferase family protein translates to MSGSMNNLPGIDVRRSSRERERRRRRVKRGGRRAYIRSVQMLPSLATLGNALCGFGAIYVVTLGEVQSDPIASALFDNRFIIAVYLIGLAMVCDALDGRLARFARHTTDFGGQLDSLADAISFGAAPAVIALQTFKFEGVEVPLVVGRLVWAVGGLYVACALVRLARFNVSNEHGEENHRSFLGLPSPGAAGVVLGLVLMQQDLMIEAQDETNLLPTSVLSGLGIAATILIPPVLAASALLMVSNVRYPHFVNRLARGSKGIGRLVTIVAVLLALVVAHRYTLGLVGIVFLLTGPISHLRARWVK
- a CDS encoding phosphatidylserine decarboxylase, coding for MLVTRHGLWEIVIGTLVLAGIAALLAWLGVWWLGLLLTVPVFVWLIAFFRDPERPLPAVEAGTTSYVSPADGKVSDVTELATCPVLKEPAIRVGIFLSVFNVHVNRSPCDGTVRDVTYKKGKFINALDHNHASEHNESNTIVLEDAGTPVAVVKQIVGLIARRIVSTKQVGDRVERGDRIGMIKFGSRTELTIPRRLAPDIRVEPGQKVRGGADVLAVVRHTTDGTDS
- a CDS encoding shikimate kinase, whose amino-acid sequence is MSSLGLDKPNLALVGMPGCGKTTVGRLLAERLGWSFFDLDHEIERQAGMTLQAINEAEGFAGLRKREEALAVGLDCEGRVIATGGSIVYSTPAMCRLTEIASIVYLEGDVEELAERAGDLVRRGVIIRPGMTYADLHAERSPLYEAYADIAVGCTNTSPRATAEAVVAVLRGAMEQEP
- the gltX gene encoding glutamate--tRNA ligase; translation: MPDVVTRFAPSPTGYLHVGGARTALFNWLLARHHGGRYLLRIEDTDQARSTEAAVDGVLRDLTWLGLDWDNADDPMFQSKRTDVYNGLFDDLIARDLAYEAWESREELDNQRKQAQAAKRPYMYRRPSYTDEQIAKFKDEGRQPVLRFKMDAGRDYFFDDQVLGPKQGLPGNQAQDFVIRKADGMPTYHFAVVVDDNAMGITHVLRGQEHLLNTCQHIALMDALGYDRPAFAHLPVILKTDGSKMGKRDRDKLIKEAFKQNPDAAAQAADSGFDRQKLDDWLGSKTAQLDPSDHLVLLPHVGLTEADLPQISVDDFRRLGYLPEVLNNFMALLGWSTGDDRERLSMDELVKEFSLDRVGKANAKFDYKKLTNFNTEAVAEAGEDRLLAGLKDYVEANPNNHLEGVSDDDLLRLLRMCEGFHVFAEVDVKTRLFRDAPTGYDDKAVEKHLKKGDPSGLEHLTALRQTLADLDDWSVASLESTIKQLCEERGAGLGKVAQPARVAIAGGPVSPPIFDTLSFLGRDETLARIDRCLATVG